The Gillisia sp. Hel_I_86 genome has a segment encoding these proteins:
- a CDS encoding bifunctional metallophosphatase/5'-nucleotidase: protein MKLNICFINDVHGYIAPHPELFYNETGEVVESAGGYAHIAGFMEELRKENPNTLFFDGGDTLHGTKPMVDSSGKAVVPILNALKLDALVGHWDFAYGPDRLKEIDSLLDFPVLGCNVFSEDGSNFLLPTAIFEKAGLKIGVIGISAMIVDKVMPEKMSKGLKFTSGLDEIPGHIKELKANGSDMIILLSHNGFPQDVELLKKVEGIDICLSAHTHNRIYKAIEVNGTRIIQCGCHGSFLGRFIIDVEDKKIEAYNYELVKVDASLPKSTEVDSMVQDILNPYQEMSTVAIGSTTEILHRYNTINSTLDELLLRAIIHSTNTDIAFSNGWRYGAPIPKGNITENNLYNIAPMNPPVSTVELTGTEIKELLEENLERTFCCNPLGQMGGYVKRCLGLQVNMRIENPKGHRIQEIYYKGSHIDFNKIYKVGFVTTQGVASKYGKNRKNHDKNAVEAMKDYLNKYPDFTPNKTGSYRLV, encoded by the coding sequence ATGAAATTAAATATTTGTTTTATAAACGATGTGCACGGTTACATTGCTCCACATCCCGAACTATTTTATAATGAAACTGGGGAAGTGGTGGAGAGTGCTGGTGGTTATGCACATATCGCCGGCTTCATGGAGGAACTTCGTAAAGAAAATCCTAATACTTTATTTTTTGATGGGGGAGATACCCTACATGGAACCAAACCAATGGTGGATTCTAGCGGCAAGGCCGTGGTGCCCATTTTAAATGCTTTAAAACTTGATGCGCTTGTAGGTCATTGGGATTTTGCATATGGTCCCGATCGATTAAAAGAAATCGACAGTTTGTTGGATTTTCCAGTGTTGGGCTGTAATGTGTTTTCAGAAGATGGGTCAAACTTTTTGCTACCCACTGCAATTTTCGAAAAAGCAGGACTTAAAATTGGGGTGATTGGTATTAGTGCAATGATTGTGGACAAAGTGATGCCCGAGAAAATGAGTAAGGGCTTAAAGTTCACTTCTGGTTTGGATGAAATTCCAGGACATATAAAAGAGCTAAAAGCCAATGGGTCGGATATGATAATCTTACTTTCCCATAATGGATTTCCCCAGGATGTTGAACTCCTGAAAAAAGTGGAAGGTATTGATATTTGCCTGAGCGCTCATACCCATAACAGAATTTATAAAGCCATTGAGGTAAATGGTACACGTATAATACAATGCGGTTGCCACGGTTCGTTTTTGGGCAGATTTATCATTGATGTGGAAGATAAAAAGATTGAAGCTTATAATTACGAACTTGTTAAAGTTGATGCTTCCTTACCAAAAAGTACTGAAGTAGATTCTATGGTTCAAGATATTTTAAACCCATATCAGGAAATGAGCACTGTTGCCATAGGTAGTACGACCGAAATTTTACATCGTTACAATACTATAAATTCAACATTGGACGAATTACTGCTTAGGGCAATTATCCACAGTACAAATACGGATATTGCCTTTTCGAATGGATGGCGTTACGGCGCTCCAATTCCAAAAGGAAATATTACCGAGAATAATTTATATAACATTGCCCCAATGAATCCACCCGTTTCAACCGTAGAGCTTACGGGGACGGAAATTAAGGAATTGTTAGAGGAAAATTTGGAGCGTACCTTTTGCTGTAATCCATTAGGACAAATGGGAGGCTATGTAAAACGATGTTTAGGATTGCAAGTGAATATGCGAATTGAAAATCCTAAAGGTCATCGCATTCAGGAAATATACTATAAAGGGTCACACATTGATTTTAATAAAATTTACAAAGTGGGTTTTGTTACAACGCAAGGTGTAGCCAGTAAATATGGTAAAAACAGAAAGAACCACGATAAAAATGCTGTGGAGGCGATGAAGGACTATTTAAATAAATACCCAGATTTTACACCAAACAAAACAGGAAGCTACAGGTTGGTTTAA
- a CDS encoding IS1595 family transposase, producing MSNDKVSVVVASGRNGGRTMLVAKIGRIDAESVQNTIGGLIAPGNVLCSDSHPSIIKWARDNELEHHTFVASRQHVKDRCYHVQHVNSRDNRYERWVKKFYGVSTKYLRGYLNWFVFLEKIKKSALQGLELARCVAKNIGAIKIYSSIERKYEKLIVPQLSKR from the coding sequence GTGAGCAACGACAAGGTCTCGGTGGTGGTCGCCTCGGGCAGGAACGGCGGGAGGACCATGCTTGTGGCAAAGATCGGCAGGATAGATGCGGAAAGCGTCCAGAACACGATAGGTGGGCTCATCGCACCGGGCAACGTACTGTGTTCCGATTCCCATCCCTCGATAATCAAATGGGCAAGGGACAACGAACTCGAGCACCATACCTTTGTGGCGTCGCGCCAACATGTAAAGGACAGGTGCTATCACGTACAGCACGTCAATTCCCGAGACAACCGCTATGAGAGATGGGTCAAGAAGTTTTATGGGGTTTCGACCAAGTACCTTCGGGGCTACTTGAACTGGTTTGTCTTTCTGGAAAAGATAAAGAAATCCGCCCTACAGGGCTTGGAACTTGCAAGGTGCGTCGCCAAGAACATCGGTGCAATAAAAATCTATAGCTCTATCGAAAGGAAGTATGAGAAATTGATAGTTCCACAACTTTCTAAAAGATAA
- a CDS encoding Arm DNA-binding domain-containing protein, whose amino-acid sequence MALTLSLRISENYKTCYRFIGQYVLEKDWDKDAGKVKRTHPNSKKLNNYLMKKLTEANDIYFDSKIELTTKQVKQKWLSFRKLWNYQFLILPFDRAIDFYCTDVLGDAPCKFQAL is encoded by the coding sequence ATGGCACTGACCCTCTCTTTGAGAATTAGCGAAAACTACAAAACTTGCTATAGATTTATCGGACAATATGTATTGGAAAAGGATTGGGATAAAGATGCAGGCAAAGTTAAACGTACTCATCCTAATTCTAAAAAACTGAATAATTATCTGATGAAAAAGCTAACTGAGGCCAATGATATATATTTCGATTCTAAGATAGAACTCACAACTAAGCAAGTCAAACAAAAATGGTTATCTTTTAGAAAGTTGTGGAACTATCAATTTCTCATACTTCCTTTCGATAGAGCTATAGATTTTTATTGCACCGATGTTCTTGGCGACGCACCTTGCAAGTTCCAAGCCCTGTAG
- a CDS encoding efflux transporter outer membrane subunit, which translates to MKLYVKRRNLSKGGLVLVVVLTLQSCFVAQDYIRPELEIQTEALYRTDNLPTDSVSIAEISWKTLFKDQYLQHYIEEGLQNNMDVRIAIQQMIAAEAYAKQGKAGYLPSINANTSITHQIWSKNSQFGAFLRSTSIDEYELSGSLSWEADIWGKIRSNKRATQAAYLQSAAAHQAVKTQLISSIANTYYNLLALDAQLEVTKETIVTRESSVETIKALKDAGQVTQVAVEQNIAQFNNAKALQVDIETAIFETENTLSILLGKVPQYFERSSLDIQKVEQDIILGVPAILLGNRPDVMASEYNLIQSFELTNVAKSNLYPSLKLTAAGGFQSLELDKLLNANSLFATIAGGLTQPLLNKRALRTQKEVAIAKQEEALLQFKKILLIAGSEVSNALFSYESETKKFEFRKNEVEALRIAEANSEELLKNGYANYLDLLTARESALNAELNIVDSKLQQLVSIVDLYEALGGGWK; encoded by the coding sequence ATGAAATTATATGTAAAACGTAGAAATTTAAGTAAAGGTGGCCTTGTGCTAGTGGTGGTATTGACATTACAGAGTTGTTTTGTAGCACAAGATTATATTAGACCAGAATTAGAAATTCAAACAGAAGCACTTTACAGAACCGATAATTTGCCCACAGACAGTGTTTCTATTGCAGAAATATCTTGGAAAACATTATTTAAAGATCAATACCTTCAACACTATATTGAAGAAGGTCTGCAAAATAATATGGATGTTCGTATTGCAATTCAGCAAATGATAGCTGCAGAAGCTTATGCAAAACAAGGAAAAGCAGGGTATTTGCCCAGTATAAATGCCAATACTTCAATTACCCATCAAATATGGTCAAAAAACAGTCAATTTGGCGCATTTCTTAGATCTACCTCTATAGACGAATATGAGCTTTCCGGGAGTTTGTCTTGGGAAGCAGATATCTGGGGAAAAATACGTAGTAATAAAAGAGCTACTCAAGCTGCTTACTTACAAAGTGCCGCAGCACATCAAGCAGTAAAAACGCAATTAATTTCAAGCATTGCAAATACATATTACAATTTATTGGCTTTAGATGCACAATTAGAAGTGACTAAGGAAACCATTGTAACTAGGGAAAGTAGTGTAGAGACTATAAAAGCATTAAAAGATGCTGGCCAGGTTACCCAAGTTGCGGTAGAGCAAAATATTGCACAATTCAATAATGCAAAAGCTTTACAAGTAGATATTGAAACTGCCATTTTTGAAACAGAAAACACGCTAAGTATTCTATTAGGAAAAGTGCCACAATATTTTGAAAGAAGTAGTTTAGATATTCAAAAGGTTGAACAAGACATCATACTTGGTGTACCTGCAATTTTACTTGGCAATAGGCCAGATGTAATGGCATCAGAGTATAATTTGATTCAATCTTTTGAGCTAACCAATGTGGCTAAAAGCAATTTGTATCCATCGTTAAAATTAACAGCTGCTGGTGGATTCCAAAGTTTAGAACTTGATAAATTATTAAATGCAAACTCGTTATTTGCTACCATTGCAGGAGGTTTAACACAACCATTATTAAATAAACGTGCACTTAGAACACAAAAGGAGGTTGCTATAGCAAAACAAGAAGAGGCTTTACTTCAATTTAAAAAGATATTACTAATTGCTGGAAGCGAGGTGTCTAATGCATTATTTTCATATGAATCTGAAACTAAAAAATTTGAGTTTAGAAAAAATGAAGTTGAAGCTTTACGTATTGCCGAAGCGAACTCTGAAGAGTTGCTTAAAAACGGTTACGCAAACTATTTAGATTTGTTGACTGCGAGAGAAAGTGCTTTAAATGCCGAACTTAATATTGTAGATAGCAAACTACAACAATTAGTGTCTATCGTAGATTTATATGAGGCCCTTGGTGGCGGATGGAAATAA
- a CDS encoding efflux RND transporter permease subunit: MLKTFIERPVLSTVISIIIVVLGVISISSLPIEEYPDIAPPTIKVTASYPGANAETVLESVIIPIEEQINGAEGMTYITSTASNNGTAEITVYFNQEMDADIAAVNVQNRVARANPLLPQEVIQTGVTTQKQETSALMFISMYTDNEDYDATFIQNYLKINVIPAMQRISGVGDVSVFSQQDYAMRIWLKPEKLAAYNLIPSDISAALKEQNLEAAAGSLGQNNGEAFSYTLTYSGRFKEEKQYGDIVIKALGNGEFLRLNDVATIELDAQSYSSNAMSMGKPAVFMGIFQTKGSNAQEIIENIKTTLESVERDLPEGLSIFVPYDTSLFLNASIEKVITTLLEAFLLVFLVVFIFLQDFRSTLIPAIAVPVSIIGTFFFLNVFGYSINLLTLFALVLAIGIVVDDAIVVVEAVHAKLDEGEKNAKTATLTAMNEISGAIISITLVMAAVFIPVTFVTGPTGVFYEQFGVTLIIAILISAVNALTLSPALCALLLKPHKEDEEVKGKSPLKRFYTLFNRGFNATVDKYGKSLQFLYKRKWVPVLLLILAVVGIFWASNTTPTGFVPNEDRGIIFANIELPAGASLDRTDAVSRELYGKINGINGIEAVNFIKGRSLISGAGSNYSFGIIKLENWDEREDPSLSAQAITGKLFGAVSTMANANIIFFSPPSIRGFGNSSGFEINLLDKFGGEFTDLDKANKEFTMALMQHPEIKYAQSSFNTNYPQYEMEVNVPLAKEKGVPINSIFSTLQGYIGGIYASDFSRFGKQFRVYIQALPNDRADVEDLNSMYVRTDSGEMTPITQFVKLERVYGPQSVTRFNLFNSTMISGATNDGFSTGDAIRVIEEEVAKLPSNYTVAYSGLTREEVNAGNQTTFIFILSILFVYFLLSAQYESYLLPFAVIFSLPFGVFGAYISTKFLGLENNIYFQIALIMLIGLLAKNAILIVEFALQRRKNGESIVDAAIHGAKSRLRPILMTSFAFILGLMPLVLAKGVGSEGNNSIGTGAVGGMLIGTLLGVFVIPVLFILFQWLQEKVSSKPTVQTIED, translated from the coding sequence ATGTTAAAAACATTTATTGAAAGACCAGTTCTTTCAACGGTAATCTCTATTATCATAGTTGTACTTGGTGTTATAAGTATATCAAGCCTTCCCATAGAAGAATATCCAGATATTGCACCGCCAACAATTAAGGTAACAGCATCGTATCCTGGAGCGAATGCAGAAACTGTGCTGGAAAGTGTTATAATTCCTATTGAAGAGCAAATTAACGGGGCAGAAGGAATGACCTACATTACTTCTACGGCCTCGAACAATGGAACCGCAGAAATTACAGTGTATTTTAATCAGGAAATGGATGCAGATATTGCTGCAGTAAACGTTCAAAATCGTGTAGCTAGGGCAAATCCATTATTGCCACAGGAGGTGATCCAAACTGGGGTAACTACACAAAAGCAAGAAACGAGTGCTTTAATGTTCATATCGATGTATACTGATAATGAAGATTATGATGCTACATTTATTCAGAATTACTTAAAAATAAATGTTATTCCGGCGATGCAACGTATTAGTGGAGTTGGAGATGTTAGTGTATTTTCACAACAAGATTATGCAATGCGTATTTGGCTGAAACCGGAAAAATTAGCAGCTTATAATTTAATCCCTTCAGATATTTCAGCAGCATTAAAAGAACAAAATTTAGAAGCAGCAGCAGGATCCTTAGGACAAAATAATGGAGAAGCATTTTCTTATACATTGACTTATAGTGGACGCTTTAAAGAAGAAAAACAATATGGAGATATTGTTATTAAAGCATTAGGAAATGGTGAATTTCTTCGCCTAAATGATGTGGCAACCATAGAATTAGATGCCCAATCCTATTCCTCTAATGCAATGAGTATGGGTAAACCTGCAGTATTTATGGGGATTTTTCAAACCAAAGGTTCCAATGCTCAGGAAATAATCGAAAACATTAAAACTACCCTAGAATCGGTGGAAAGAGATTTGCCAGAGGGGCTTAGTATTTTTGTGCCGTATGATACCAGTTTGTTCTTAAACGCCTCTATAGAAAAAGTAATTACCACTTTATTAGAAGCCTTTTTATTAGTGTTTTTGGTAGTGTTTATTTTCCTGCAAGATTTCCGTTCTACATTAATTCCAGCTATTGCGGTTCCGGTTTCCATTATTGGCACCTTCTTTTTCTTAAATGTTTTTGGGTATTCTATTAACCTGTTAACACTATTTGCGCTAGTGCTCGCAATTGGTATTGTCGTAGATGATGCCATTGTGGTGGTAGAGGCAGTTCATGCTAAACTGGATGAAGGCGAAAAAAATGCTAAAACAGCAACGCTTACAGCCATGAATGAAATTTCTGGAGCCATTATATCTATTACCTTGGTAATGGCAGCAGTGTTTATTCCAGTAACATTCGTGACGGGACCTACGGGCGTTTTTTACGAACAGTTTGGTGTGACCTTAATAATTGCCATTCTCATTTCGGCAGTAAACGCGTTAACCTTAAGTCCTGCATTATGTGCCTTATTATTAAAACCTCATAAGGAAGATGAAGAGGTAAAAGGTAAAAGCCCACTAAAGCGTTTTTACACTCTTTTTAATCGCGGCTTTAATGCTACAGTAGACAAATATGGAAAATCACTTCAGTTTTTATACAAAAGAAAATGGGTGCCTGTTTTGTTGTTAATTTTAGCTGTAGTTGGAATTTTCTGGGCATCAAACACTACACCTACAGGATTTGTTCCTAATGAAGATCGAGGGATTATTTTTGCAAATATAGAACTGCCAGCAGGTGCTTCCTTAGATAGGACAGATGCTGTTTCTAGAGAATTATACGGTAAAATAAATGGCATTAACGGTATTGAAGCTGTAAATTTCATTAAAGGTAGAAGTTTAATTAGTGGTGCAGGTAGTAATTATAGTTTTGGAATTATAAAACTTGAAAATTGGGACGAACGTGAAGATCCATCCTTGTCTGCACAAGCTATTACCGGAAAATTATTTGGTGCTGTGTCAACCATGGCTAATGCAAATATCATATTCTTTTCCCCTCCTAGTATTCGTGGTTTTGGTAACTCCTCTGGTTTCGAAATAAATTTATTAGACAAATTTGGAGGCGAATTCACCGACTTGGATAAAGCGAATAAGGAATTTACAATGGCATTAATGCAACATCCCGAAATTAAATACGCCCAGTCTTCTTTCAACACCAACTATCCCCAATATGAAATGGAAGTCAATGTGCCTTTAGCGAAAGAAAAAGGAGTTCCTATTAACAGCATATTTTCTACCCTACAGGGATATATTGGGGGTATTTATGCTTCAGATTTTTCTCGATTTGGAAAACAGTTTAGAGTGTATATTCAAGCATTACCTAATGACAGAGCAGATGTGGAAGATTTAAATAGCATGTATGTAAGAACAGATTCTGGGGAAATGACGCCCATTACCCAGTTCGTGAAATTAGAACGAGTATACGGTCCACAATCGGTAACACGTTTCAACCTATTTAACTCCACCATGATCTCCGGCGCGACCAATGATGGGTTTAGTACAGGTGATGCAATTAGGGTTATTGAAGAGGAAGTAGCAAAATTACCAAGTAATTATACAGTAGCTTATTCTGGTTTAACACGGGAAGAAGTAAATGCAGGAAACCAAACCACCTTCATTTTTATATTGAGTATTTTATTTGTGTATTTCCTGCTTAGTGCGCAATATGAAAGTTATTTATTGCCGTTTGCAGTAATCTTTTCGCTTCCGTTTGGAGTTTTTGGAGCCTACATAAGCACTAAATTTTTAGGCTTGGAAAACAACATATATTTCCAAATTGCCTTAATCATGCTTATTGGGTTGCTCGCTAAAAATGCCATCCTTATAGTGGAGTTTGCATTACAAAGGCGGAAAAATGGAGAAAGCATTGTTGATGCAGCAATTCACGGAGCAAAATCACGATTACGTCCTATTTTAATGACCTCATTTGCCTTTATTTTAGGTTTAATGCCCTTGGTGTTAGCAAAGGGTGTGGGCTCGGAAGGAAACAACTCTATTGGTACAGGTGCCGTAGGCGGAATGCTCATTGGGACCCTATTAGGAGTCTTTGTAATTCCTGTTCTGTTTATATTATTTCAGTGGTTACAGGAAAAAGTTTCAAGTAAACCAACAGTACAAACAATTGAAGATTAA
- a CDS encoding efflux RND transporter periplasmic adaptor subunit yields MKYNKLYTALSLGLFLAILGCGTNEENKPVAEAPPAPFPVAQIQKKTVTGFQEYPTTIEGVINSDVRAKTSGYIQKVLVDEGQKVRKGQVLFKLETQSLNQDAGAAQARVDVAQVEVNKLIPLVEKNIISPVQLETAKANLAQAKANYSSVSANIGYGTIKSPVDGYVGAINYREGALVSPNDQKSLTTVSDISKVYAFFSLNETQYLDFLQNAEGENLKQKLANYSEISLILANGTAYSEKGKIETSTGQVSKSTGTVSLRAVFDNPNQLLTNGNSGKIQIPTVYKNVTVIPQEATYEQQGNIMMFILGEDNKVATSIIKVKATVDNLYVVESGVDAKDKIVVSGVGKLRNGMLISPQETSFEDAIKPVATLFKN; encoded by the coding sequence ATGAAATATAATAAACTATATACAGCACTATCATTGGGTTTGTTCTTAGCTATTCTTGGTTGTGGAACCAATGAAGAAAACAAACCCGTTGCCGAAGCACCGCCTGCACCTTTTCCAGTAGCTCAAATACAAAAGAAAACGGTAACAGGTTTTCAGGAATACCCAACCACAATCGAGGGTGTAATAAACAGCGATGTTCGAGCTAAAACTTCAGGATATATTCAGAAAGTATTAGTAGACGAGGGTCAAAAAGTACGTAAAGGACAAGTGTTATTTAAATTAGAAACACAGTCTTTAAATCAAGATGCAGGAGCTGCACAAGCGCGTGTGGATGTTGCGCAAGTAGAGGTAAATAAATTAATACCATTAGTAGAAAAAAATATTATTAGCCCTGTCCAGTTAGAAACCGCAAAAGCTAATTTAGCGCAGGCCAAAGCTAATTATAGTAGTGTCTCTGCAAATATTGGCTACGGAACTATAAAAAGTCCTGTAGATGGATATGTTGGAGCAATTAATTATAGGGAAGGCGCATTAGTTAGCCCAAATGACCAAAAATCATTAACCACCGTTAGTGATATTAGTAAGGTATATGCCTTTTTTAGTTTAAATGAAACTCAATATTTAGACTTTTTACAAAATGCAGAAGGAGAAAACCTAAAGCAAAAGCTGGCTAATTATTCTGAAATCAGTTTAATTTTAGCTAACGGCACTGCATATTCGGAAAAAGGCAAAATTGAAACCAGTACCGGACAAGTTAGCAAAAGCACAGGGACTGTTAGTTTAAGAGCGGTTTTTGATAATCCAAACCAACTATTAACCAATGGGAATAGTGGTAAAATTCAAATTCCAACAGTATATAAAAATGTAACTGTAATTCCACAAGAAGCAACCTATGAACAACAAGGAAATATCATGATGTTTATTTTAGGGGAAGACAATAAAGTTGCAACTTCCATTATAAAAGTTAAAGCCACCGTAGACAATTTATATGTTGTAGAATCTGGAGTAGATGCTAAAGACAAAATTGTGGTTTCGGGGGTAGGAAAACTAAGGAATGGCATGTTAATCTCACCACAAGAGACCTCTTTTGAAGACGCTATTAAACCTGTAGCAACTTTGTTCAAAAACTAG
- a CDS encoding GbsR/MarR family transcriptional regulator produces MKDDVCKEKMALVERLGVHLETRDQLAPVAARILSYIILTGKKGATFEDMVSILCASKSTISTHLNHLQDLNKIIYFTKTGDRKKYFIINKYIIIQHIEKMMTSWNEEKELHLEIKNYKKSINDLETTSKEDEFDLEFHNDYIKYIKEASASIEILKTKLTDNQFQI; encoded by the coding sequence ATGAAAGATGACGTCTGCAAAGAAAAAATGGCTTTAGTTGAAAGACTAGGTGTGCATTTAGAAACTAGGGACCAACTAGCCCCAGTAGCTGCGCGAATACTATCGTATATTATTCTTACAGGAAAAAAAGGAGCCACTTTTGAAGACATGGTATCTATTCTTTGTGCAAGCAAAAGCACCATTTCCACGCACCTTAATCATTTACAAGACTTAAATAAAATCATCTATTTCACTAAAACTGGAGACCGCAAAAAATATTTTATAATTAATAAATATATCATCATTCAACATATAGAAAAAATGATGACTTCATGGAACGAAGAGAAAGAACTTCATTTAGAAATCAAAAATTATAAAAAATCTATAAATGATTTAGAAACCACCTCGAAGGAAGATGAGTTTGATTTGGAATTCCATAATGATTATATCAAATATATTAAAGAAGCCTCGGCATCAATAGAAATATTAAAAACAAAGTTAACAGACAATCAATTTCAGATTTAA